The Hippea jasoniae genome includes the window TGCGGTTGGCGGGATTCAGCAGGTAAAGTATTGTCTTGAGATGCTTGTTGAGGTTGCAAAGAGTCTTGGCATCGTCCTTTTTGTTGTTGCTCATATAACAAAGTCTGGCTCAATAGCAGGTCCAAAAACGCTTGAGCATATGGTGGATGTTGTTTTTTTGATAGAGGGTGAGAAAAAAAGCAACTTCAGGGTTGTTAAGTATCTAAAGAACCGTTTTGGCTCAACCAAAGAGGCGTTGATTTTGGCTATGAGGGAAAACGGGCTTGAAAAAATCAAAGACCCCACCTGGCAGTTTATATCTTCTACAACACATGAGGATGGTGTAGCCTACGGTATAACAATAGAGGGAAACTACCCGATAGCCCTTGAGGTGCAGGCGTTGTGTGTGAACTCTCAGCTTGGCATACCAAGAAGGGTTGCTGTAGGGTTTGATATAAACAGGTTGAATATGTTGCTTGCCGTTTTAGAAAAGAGGTTGTCTTTGCCTATTTACTCCTACGATGTTTATCTTAATATAGCAGGCGGCATAAAGGCATCATCCACCCTGATTGATGCTGCTGTTGTTGCTGCAGTGATTTCATCAGTTAAGAAAAAACCTATTGAGGGTGATATTGTTTTTGCATCAGAGATAGATTTAAGCGGCAATCTGAGGTTGTTTGAAACAGATAGGTTAGTGCTTGAGCAGATTTCTAAAGAGTATAAGGTATTAACGGCAAAACAGGTAAAAAACATTGCCAGGCTTTACGAAATGATATGAGTTGTGGTAAAATTTAAAATATGAGTAAGCATTTTTTTATTGCCGGACCTTGTGCTATAGAATCGGAAAAAATTACCTTACAAACAGCAGAAAAACTTGCCAGAATAACAGAAAAATACAAAATTGAATTGATATTTAAATCTTCCTTTGATAAGGCAAACAGAACAAGGCTCTCTTCTTTTAGAGGTGTGGGTCTGGATGAGGGTTTGAGGATTCTTCAAAAGGTAAAAGAGTTATTTGGTTTTAGTTTGACAACGGATATCCATCTGCCAGAGCAGGCAAAACCTGTTTCAGATGTTGTTGACATTATTCAGATCCCAGCCTTTTTGTGCAGGCAAACAGATTTACTTGTTGCAGCAGCAAAAACTTCAAAGACTGTTAATATAAAAAAGGGGCAGTTTATGGCTCCCTGGGATATGCAGTATGCTGCAGAAAAGGTTATTTTATCGGGTAATGATGATGTATGGATAACCGAAAGGGGCGTTAGTTTTGGCTATAACAACCTTGTTGTTGATTTTAGATCTTTGAGAATTATGAAACCTTTTGCTAAAAAGATAGTCTACGATGTTACTCACTCTATGCAGATTCCCTCACGAGGTGGTAAAAGTGGTGGAACAAAGGAGTTTGCTGGATGGCTTGCATTTG containing:
- the kdsA gene encoding 3-deoxy-8-phosphooctulonate synthase, whose protein sequence is MSKHFFIAGPCAIESEKITLQTAEKLARITEKYKIELIFKSSFDKANRTRLSSFRGVGLDEGLRILQKVKELFGFSLTTDIHLPEQAKPVSDVVDIIQIPAFLCRQTDLLVAAAKTSKTVNIKKGQFMAPWDMQYAAEKVILSGNDDVWITERGVSFGYNNLVVDFRSLRIMKPFAKKIVYDVTHSMQIPSRGGKSGGTKEFAGWLAFAAAAVGVDGLFFEVHPNPQEALSDASVMLSLDEFEKVIEPILAHWDITDSYENNP
- a CDS encoding ATPase domain-containing protein; its protein translation is MAKKSIYVCTNCGYTTPKWYGKCPNCSSWGTLVEKQDSKNTFVDAKKPVALGSVNVKESFIEIKGEFGDFFGFKLSKGGVYLVSGTPGVGKSTFLLQLSRDLKKSNHRVVYITAEESLSQIAIRAKRLDALDVEAVSSADIDEIVEILKSNKPDVCIIDSIHTILKKDLDYAVGGIQQVKYCLEMLVEVAKSLGIVLFVVAHITKSGSIAGPKTLEHMVDVVFLIEGEKKSNFRVVKYLKNRFGSTKEALILAMRENGLEKIKDPTWQFISSTTHEDGVAYGITIEGNYPIALEVQALCVNSQLGIPRRVAVGFDINRLNMLLAVLEKRLSLPIYSYDVYLNIAGGIKASSTLIDAAVVAAVISSVKKKPIEGDIVFASEIDLSGNLRLFETDRLVLEQISKEYKVLTAKQVKNIARLYEMI